A genomic stretch from Microbacterium proteolyticum includes:
- a CDS encoding pyridoxal phosphate-dependent aminotransferase, with protein MSPLRPLDQSSKLKDVLYEIRGEALVEADRLEAEGHSILKLNTGNPAIFGFEAPHQIVRDMIASVPNAHGYSDSRGILSARRAVVSRYEQVPGFPALDPDHVFLGNGVSELITMTMQALLDEGDEVLIPAPDYPLWTAMTSLGGGTPVHYLCDESREWQPDLDDIRSKVTPRTKAIVVINPNNPTGAVYSREVLDGIADIAREHSLLLLADEIYDRILFDDAVHIPLATVAPDLLCLTFNGLSKTYRVAGYRSGWLAITGPKDHAQGFIHGINLLASTRLCPNVPAQFAVQAALSGVQSIDALIAPTGRLHEQRDAAWHGLEAIPGVSCVLPRGALYAFPRFDPEVYEIPDDGKFVRDFLVAEHVLLVQGSGFNWPATDHVRIVTLPEARVIADAVERLGNFLASWRP; from the coding sequence ATGAGCCCGCTACGCCCCCTCGATCAGTCGTCGAAGTTGAAAGACGTCCTCTACGAGATCCGGGGGGAGGCACTGGTCGAAGCCGACCGTCTCGAGGCCGAGGGGCACTCGATCCTCAAGCTCAACACGGGCAATCCCGCGATCTTCGGTTTCGAAGCGCCGCACCAGATCGTGCGCGACATGATCGCGTCGGTCCCGAACGCGCACGGCTACAGCGACAGCCGTGGCATCCTGTCGGCCCGTCGCGCGGTCGTGTCGCGCTACGAGCAGGTGCCGGGCTTCCCCGCCCTCGACCCCGATCACGTGTTCCTGGGCAACGGCGTGTCCGAGCTCATCACGATGACCATGCAGGCGCTGCTCGACGAGGGCGACGAGGTCCTCATCCCCGCGCCCGATTACCCGCTGTGGACGGCCATGACGAGCCTGGGCGGCGGCACTCCCGTGCACTACCTGTGCGACGAGTCGCGTGAATGGCAGCCCGATCTGGACGACATCCGGTCGAAGGTCACGCCCCGCACCAAGGCGATCGTCGTCATCAACCCCAACAACCCCACCGGTGCGGTCTACTCGCGCGAAGTCCTCGACGGAATCGCCGACATCGCTCGCGAGCACTCGCTGCTGCTTCTCGCCGACGAGATCTACGACCGCATCCTGTTCGATGACGCCGTCCACATCCCCCTGGCCACGGTGGCGCCCGACCTGCTGTGCCTGACCTTCAACGGTCTGTCCAAGACCTACCGCGTCGCGGGGTACCGCTCGGGCTGGCTCGCGATCACGGGCCCGAAGGACCACGCGCAGGGGTTCATCCACGGCATCAACCTGCTGGCATCCACGCGTCTGTGCCCGAACGTCCCGGCGCAGTTCGCGGTGCAGGCGGCGCTCTCGGGCGTGCAGTCCATCGACGCGCTCATCGCGCCGACCGGTCGCCTGCATGAGCAGAGGGATGCCGCCTGGCACGGCCTCGAGGCCATCCCGGGCGTGTCGTGCGTGCTGCCCCGCGGTGCGCTGTACGCGTTCCCGCGCTTCGACCCCGAGGTGTACGAGATCCCCGACGACGGCAAGTTCGTGCGCGACTTCCTGGTCGCCGAGCACGTGCTGCTCGTGCAGGGTTCGGGCTTCAACTGGCCGGCCACCGACCACGTGCGCATCGTGACCCTTCCCGAAGCCCGGGTGATCGCGGATGCCGTCGAACGGCTCGGCAACTTCCTCGCGTCCTGGCGGCCCTGA
- a CDS encoding Rv3235 family protein encodes MSSHTAHSTESPTRRSLAAAARSEEFFGRQKTSAQHLPSAEKFTLNIVRGVLEVLAGVRELDQLARWLSEDVYRTVGVRASLAARARSARGMPTPRSTHIIQSVHLSSPADHVVEATVTAATRLRTRAIALRLEGLDGRWRVTSLGLL; translated from the coding sequence ATGTCATCGCACACCGCCCACTCCACCGAGAGTCCGACGAGAAGGTCGCTGGCCGCCGCCGCACGGTCGGAGGAGTTCTTCGGTCGTCAGAAGACCTCGGCCCAGCACCTGCCCTCTGCGGAGAAGTTCACGCTGAACATCGTGCGCGGAGTGCTCGAGGTGCTCGCGGGAGTCCGCGAACTCGACCAGCTGGCCCGCTGGCTGTCGGAAGACGTCTACCGCACGGTCGGGGTGCGGGCGAGCCTCGCGGCCCGCGCGCGCAGCGCCCGCGGGATGCCCACCCCGCGATCGACGCACATCATTCAGAGTGTCCACCTATCCTCCCCGGCCGACCACGTCGTCGAGGCCACCGTCACGGCGGCCACGCGTCTGCGCACGCGGGCCATCGCCCTCCGGCTCGAGGGGCTGGACGGCCGGTGGCGGGTGACCTCGCTCGGTCTCCTGTGA